One window of Chionomys nivalis chromosome 18, mChiNiv1.1, whole genome shotgun sequence genomic DNA carries:
- the Pygo2 gene encoding pygopus homolog 2 isoform X2, whose amino-acid sequence MAASAPPPPDKLEGGSGPAPPPAPPSTGRKQGKAGLQMKSPEKKRRKSNTQGPAYSHLTEFAPPPTPMVDHLVASNPFEDDFGAPKVGGAGPPFLGSPVPFGGFRVQGGMAGQVPPGYGTGGGGGPQPLRRQPPPFPPNPMGPAFNMPPQGPGYPPPGNMNFPSQPFNQSLGQNFSPPGGQMMPGPVGGFGPMISPTMGQPPRGDLGPPPLPQRFAQPGAPFGPSLQRPGQGLPSLPPNTSPFPGPDPGFPGPSGEDGGKPLNPPAPTAFPQEPHSGSPAAAVNGNQPSFPPSSSGRGGGTPDANSLAPPGKAGGGSGPQPPPGLVYPCGACRSEVNDDQDAILCEASCQKWFHRECTGMTESAYGLLTTEASAVWACDLCLKTKEIQSVYIREGMGQLVAANDG is encoded by the exons ATGGCCGCCTCGGCGCCGCCCCCACCGGACAAGCTGGAGGGAGGCAGCGGCCCCGCACCGCCCCCCGCGCCGCCCAGCACCGGGAGGAAGCAGGGCAAGGCCG gtctGCAAATGAAGAGCCCTGAAAAGAAACGAAGAAAGTCCAACACTCAG GGTCCTGCATACTCACATCTGACGGAGTTCGCGCCACCCCCAACTCCCATGGTGGATCATCTGGTTGCTTCTAACCCTTTTGAGGATGACTTCGGAGCCCCTAAGGTGGGGGGTGCAGGCCCTCCATTCCTTGGCAGTCCTGTGCCCTTTGGAGGCTTTCGTGTACAGGGGGGCATGGCAGGCCAGGTACCCCCAGGCTATGgcactggaggaggagggggtcCCCAGCCACTTCGTCGACagccccctcctttccctcctaaCCCTATGGGCCCGGCTTTTAATATGCCTCCTCAGGGCCCTGGCTATCCACCACCAGGCAACATGAACTTTCCCAGTCAACCCTTCAACCAGTCTCTGGGCCAAAACTTCAGCCCACCTGGTGGGCAGATGATGCCAGGCCCAGTGGGGGGGTTTGGTCCCATGATCTCACCCACCATGGGACAGCCTCCTAGAGGGGATCTgggtcctcctcctctcccccaacGCTTTGCCCAGCCAGGAGCACCTTTTGGTCCTTCTCTTCAGAGACCTGGTCAGGGACTCCCCAGCCTGCCTCCCAACACAAGTCCCTTCCCTGGTCCAGACCCTGGTTTTCCTGGTCCGAGCGGGGAGGACGGGGGAAAGCCCTTGAATCCACCTGCCCCCACTGCTTTTCCCCAGGAGCCCCATTCAGGCTCCCCAGCTGCAGCTGTTAACGGGAACCAGCCTAGCTTCCCGCCCAGCAGCAGTGGTCGAGGTGGTGGCACTCCAGATGCCAACAGCCTAGCACCCCCTGGCAAGGCAGGTGGAGGCTCAGGGCCCCAGCCTCCCCCGGGCCTGGTGTACCCATGTGGTGCCTGTCGTAGTGAGGTGAACGACGACCAGGATGCCATTTTGTGCGAGGCCTCCTGCCAGAAGTGGTTTCACCGCGAGTGCACCGGCATGACGGAGAGTGCCTACGGGCTGCTGACCACCGAGGCTTCTGCTGTCTGGGCCTGTGATCTCTGCCTCAAGACCAAGGAGATCCAGTCTGTCTACATCCGAGAGGGCATGGGGCAGTTGGTGGCTGCTAACGATGGGTGA
- the Pygo2 gene encoding pygopus homolog 2 isoform X3 has product MKSPEKKRRKSNTQGPAYSHLTEFAPPPTPMVDHLVASNPFEDDFGAPKVGGAGPPFLGSPVPFGGFRVQGGMAGQVPPGYGTGGGGGPQPLRRQPPPFPPNPMGPAFNMPPQGPGYPPPGNMNFPSQPFNQSLGQNFSPPGGQMMPGPVGGFGPMISPTMGQPPRGDLGPPPLPQRFAQPGAPFGPSLQRPGQGLPSLPPNTSPFPGPDPGFPGPSGEDGGKPLNPPAPTAFPQEPHSGSPAAAVNGNQPSFPPSSSGRGGGTPDANSLAPPGKAGGGSGPQPPPGLVYPCGACRSEVNDDQDAILCEASCQKWFHRECTGMTESAYGLLTTEASAVWACDLCLKTKEIQSVYIREGMGQLVAANDGRNIQFLKQRKN; this is encoded by the exons ATGAAGAGCCCTGAAAAGAAACGAAGAAAGTCCAACACTCAG GGTCCTGCATACTCACATCTGACGGAGTTCGCGCCACCCCCAACTCCCATGGTGGATCATCTGGTTGCTTCTAACCCTTTTGAGGATGACTTCGGAGCCCCTAAGGTGGGGGGTGCAGGCCCTCCATTCCTTGGCAGTCCTGTGCCCTTTGGAGGCTTTCGTGTACAGGGGGGCATGGCAGGCCAGGTACCCCCAGGCTATGgcactggaggaggagggggtcCCCAGCCACTTCGTCGACagccccctcctttccctcctaaCCCTATGGGCCCGGCTTTTAATATGCCTCCTCAGGGCCCTGGCTATCCACCACCAGGCAACATGAACTTTCCCAGTCAACCCTTCAACCAGTCTCTGGGCCAAAACTTCAGCCCACCTGGTGGGCAGATGATGCCAGGCCCAGTGGGGGGGTTTGGTCCCATGATCTCACCCACCATGGGACAGCCTCCTAGAGGGGATCTgggtcctcctcctctcccccaacGCTTTGCCCAGCCAGGAGCACCTTTTGGTCCTTCTCTTCAGAGACCTGGTCAGGGACTCCCCAGCCTGCCTCCCAACACAAGTCCCTTCCCTGGTCCAGACCCTGGTTTTCCTGGTCCGAGCGGGGAGGACGGGGGAAAGCCCTTGAATCCACCTGCCCCCACTGCTTTTCCCCAGGAGCCCCATTCAGGCTCCCCAGCTGCAGCTGTTAACGGGAACCAGCCTAGCTTCCCGCCCAGCAGCAGTGGTCGAGGTGGTGGCACTCCAGATGCCAACAGCCTAGCACCCCCTGGCAAGGCAGGTGGAGGCTCAGGGCCCCAGCCTCCCCCGGGCCTGGTGTACCCATGTGGTGCCTGTCGTAGTGAGGTGAACGACGACCAGGATGCCATTTTGTGCGAGGCCTCCTGCCAGAAGTGGTTTCACCGCGAGTGCACCGGCATGACGGAGAGTGCCTACGGGCTGCTGACCACCGAGGCTTCTGCTGTCTGGGCCTGTGATCTCTGCCTCAAGACCAAGGAGATCCAGTCTGTCTACATCCGAGAGGGCATGGGGCAGTTGGTGGCTGCTAACGATGG CAGAAACATACAGTTCCTGAAGCAGAGGAAGAACTga
- the Pygo2 gene encoding pygopus homolog 2 isoform X1 has translation MAASAPPPPDKLEGGSGPAPPPAPPSTGRKQGKAGLQMKSPEKKRRKSNTQGPAYSHLTEFAPPPTPMVDHLVASNPFEDDFGAPKVGGAGPPFLGSPVPFGGFRVQGGMAGQVPPGYGTGGGGGPQPLRRQPPPFPPNPMGPAFNMPPQGPGYPPPGNMNFPSQPFNQSLGQNFSPPGGQMMPGPVGGFGPMISPTMGQPPRGDLGPPPLPQRFAQPGAPFGPSLQRPGQGLPSLPPNTSPFPGPDPGFPGPSGEDGGKPLNPPAPTAFPQEPHSGSPAAAVNGNQPSFPPSSSGRGGGTPDANSLAPPGKAGGGSGPQPPPGLVYPCGACRSEVNDDQDAILCEASCQKWFHRECTGMTESAYGLLTTEASAVWACDLCLKTKEIQSVYIREGMGQLVAANDGRNIQFLKQRKN, from the exons ATGGCCGCCTCGGCGCCGCCCCCACCGGACAAGCTGGAGGGAGGCAGCGGCCCCGCACCGCCCCCCGCGCCGCCCAGCACCGGGAGGAAGCAGGGCAAGGCCG gtctGCAAATGAAGAGCCCTGAAAAGAAACGAAGAAAGTCCAACACTCAG GGTCCTGCATACTCACATCTGACGGAGTTCGCGCCACCCCCAACTCCCATGGTGGATCATCTGGTTGCTTCTAACCCTTTTGAGGATGACTTCGGAGCCCCTAAGGTGGGGGGTGCAGGCCCTCCATTCCTTGGCAGTCCTGTGCCCTTTGGAGGCTTTCGTGTACAGGGGGGCATGGCAGGCCAGGTACCCCCAGGCTATGgcactggaggaggagggggtcCCCAGCCACTTCGTCGACagccccctcctttccctcctaaCCCTATGGGCCCGGCTTTTAATATGCCTCCTCAGGGCCCTGGCTATCCACCACCAGGCAACATGAACTTTCCCAGTCAACCCTTCAACCAGTCTCTGGGCCAAAACTTCAGCCCACCTGGTGGGCAGATGATGCCAGGCCCAGTGGGGGGGTTTGGTCCCATGATCTCACCCACCATGGGACAGCCTCCTAGAGGGGATCTgggtcctcctcctctcccccaacGCTTTGCCCAGCCAGGAGCACCTTTTGGTCCTTCTCTTCAGAGACCTGGTCAGGGACTCCCCAGCCTGCCTCCCAACACAAGTCCCTTCCCTGGTCCAGACCCTGGTTTTCCTGGTCCGAGCGGGGAGGACGGGGGAAAGCCCTTGAATCCACCTGCCCCCACTGCTTTTCCCCAGGAGCCCCATTCAGGCTCCCCAGCTGCAGCTGTTAACGGGAACCAGCCTAGCTTCCCGCCCAGCAGCAGTGGTCGAGGTGGTGGCACTCCAGATGCCAACAGCCTAGCACCCCCTGGCAAGGCAGGTGGAGGCTCAGGGCCCCAGCCTCCCCCGGGCCTGGTGTACCCATGTGGTGCCTGTCGTAGTGAGGTGAACGACGACCAGGATGCCATTTTGTGCGAGGCCTCCTGCCAGAAGTGGTTTCACCGCGAGTGCACCGGCATGACGGAGAGTGCCTACGGGCTGCTGACCACCGAGGCTTCTGCTGTCTGGGCCTGTGATCTCTGCCTCAAGACCAAGGAGATCCAGTCTGTCTACATCCGAGAGGGCATGGGGCAGTTGGTGGCTGCTAACGATGG CAGAAACATACAGTTCCTGAAGCAGAGGAAGAACTga